DNA sequence from the Thermoplasmata archaeon genome:
CGCCATCGCCGGGAGCGCCTGATGGCGGCGAAGGGCGCGACCCCGAAGAAGGGGTCGGACGTCCCCATCGACTACCGCAAGATCGAGCGCGTCGCCGGGCCGCTCCTGTTCGTGCGCGATGTCGCGAACGCCGCCTACGGCGTGATCGTCGAAATCCAGCTCCCCACCGGCGAGCGCCGCCAGGGCCAGGTATTGGATTCGCGCAAGGGCCTCGCGATCGTCCAGGTGTTCGGCCCCACGATGGGGATGGACGTCAGCACCACCTCGGTCCGGTTCCTGGGCGAGGTCGCCAAGCTCGCGGTGTCCGACACGATGCTCGGGCGCGTCTTCAACGGGCTCGGGGAGCCCCGGGACGGCGGCCCCCGGATCGTCTCCGACCAGCAGCTCGAGATCGTCGGGAACGCGATGAACCCCTACTCGCGCGAGGAGCCGAGCGAGTTCATCCAGACGGGGATCTCGACGATCGACGCGATGAACACGCTCGTGCGGGGCCAGAAGCTCCCGATCTTCTCGGGCGCGGGCCTCCCGCACAACCAGATCGCGGCCCAGATCGTCCGTCAGGCCAAGCTCCGCGATTCCACCGAGGGATTCGCGGTCGTCTTCGCCGCGATGGGGATCACCAGCGAGGAGGCGAACTACTTCCTCAAGGAGTTCCAGACGACCGGGGCGCTCGAGCGCGCGGTCGTCTTCCTCAACCTGTCGAGCGACCCGTCGATGGAGCGCGTCGTCACGCCGCGCATGGCGCTGACGGCCGCCGAGTTCCTCGCCTACGAGCGGGACCTCCATGTCCTGGTCGTGCTCACCGACATGACGAACTACTGCGAGGCGCTCCGCGAGGTCTCGGCGGCGCGCGACGAGGTGCCGGGCCGCCGCGGCTACCCCGGCTACATGTACACGGACCTCGCGACGATCTACGAGCGGGCGGGCAAGATCCACGGCCGCAAGGGGTCGATCACGCAGCTGCCGATCCTGACGATGCCGGCCGACGACGTGACGCACCCGATCCCCGACCTCACCGGCTACATCACGGAGGGCCAGATCTACGTCAGCCGCGAGCTCCAGCGCCGCGGGGTCTACCCGCCGATCGACGTGCTGCCGTCGCTCTCCCGCCTGATGAACCAGGGGATCGGCAAGACCCGCACCCGCGAGGACCACCGGGGCGTCGCGGACCAGCTGTTCGCGACCTACGCCACGGGCAAGGACCAGCGCGCGCTCTCGGCGATCGTCGGCGAGGAGTCGCTCAGCGCGGTCGACCGCCTCTACCTCAAGG
Encoded proteins:
- a CDS encoding V-type ATP synthase subunit B, with the protein product MAAKGATPKKGSDVPIDYRKIERVAGPLLFVRDVANAAYGVIVEIQLPTGERRQGQVLDSRKGLAIVQVFGPTMGMDVSTTSVRFLGEVAKLAVSDTMLGRVFNGLGEPRDGGPRIVSDQQLEIVGNAMNPYSREEPSEFIQTGISTIDAMNTLVRGQKLPIFSGAGLPHNQIAAQIVRQAKLRDSTEGFAVVFAAMGITSEEANYFLKEFQTTGALERAVVFLNLSSDPSMERVVTPRMALTAAEFLAYERDLHVLVVLTDMTNYCEALREVSAARDEVPGRRGYPGYMYTDLATIYERAGKIHGRKGSITQLPILTMPADDVTHPIPDLTGYITEGQIYVSRELQRRGVYPPIDVLPSLSRLMNQGIGKTRTREDHRGVADQLFATYATGKDQRALSAIVGEESLSAVDRLYLKAADRFETEFVNQRPDEDRTIDQSLGIGWEILSDLPDAELKRIKPEFIAKYRTHPSPVS